The following coding sequences are from one Thunnus maccoyii chromosome 17, fThuMac1.1, whole genome shotgun sequence window:
- the LOC121882940 gene encoding cytosolic 5'-nucleotidase 1A-like isoform X2: MVAERKIYEDEGMEKYVAYQVEHENEPLKPGAAYPFVKALMNVNSRLRELYPDSEELFDIVLMTNNHAQVGVRLINSINHYDLTIERFCMTGGKSPTGYLKAYLTNLYLSKDSEKVTEAIEEGIAAATMFMPETETELSETQLRVAFDGDAVLFSDESEIIVKKHGLDTFFEHEKEFENKPLAQGPLKCFLEALGKLQRKFYAKNERMNCPIRTFLVTARSAASSGARVLKTLRSWGLEIDEALFLAGAPKGPLLQKIKPHIFFDDQMFHIEGAKELGTISAHVPYGIGQKYHKGKLIEQPAKKE; encoded by the exons ATGGTGGCAGAGAGGAAGATCTATGAGGATGAGGGAATGGAGAAATACGTGGCTTATCAGGTGGAGCATGAAAATGAGCCTCTAAAGCCAGGAGCTGCTTATCCCTTCGTTAAG GCTCTGATGAACGTCAACTCTCGCCTGAGGGAGCTCTACCCAGACAGTGAGGAGTTGTTTGACATCGTCTTAATGACTAACAACCATGCCCAAGTTGGAGTGCGCCTCATAAACAGCATTAATCACTATG aTTTGACCATAGAGAGATTCTGCATGACGGGAGGGAAAAGTCCTACAGGCTACCTGAAGGCCTATTTGACAAATCTTTACCTGTCCAAGGACTCAGAGAAAGTCACAGAAGCCATAGAAGAAG GCATTGCTGCTGCCACAATGTTTATGCCCGAAACGGAGACTGAGCTGAGCGAAACTCAGCTGAGAGTGGCGTTTGATGGAGACGCCGTCCTCTTCTCAGACGAGTCAGAGATCATTGTGAAGAAACACGGCCTGGACACTTTCTTTGAGCACGAGAAGGAGTTTGAGAACAAACCTCTCGCTCAG GGTCCCTTAAAGTGTTTCCTGGAGGCTTTGGGGAAGCTCCAGAGAAAATTCTATGCCAAGAACGAGCGTATGAACTGTCCCATCCGAACCTTCCTGGTCACAGCCCGCAGCGCTGCCAGCTCAGGAGCCCGTGTCCTGAAGACCCTCCGCAGCTGGGGCCTGGAAATCGACGAGGCCCTCTTCCTGGCTGGAGCTCCTAAAGGACCCCTCCTGCAGAAAATCAAACCACACATCTTCTTCGACGACCAGATGTTCCACATTGAGGGGGCCAAGGAACTGGGAACCATATCTGCACACGTCCCCTATGGGATCGGACAGAAGTACCACAAGGGGAAACTCATCGAGCAGCCTGCAAAAAAGGAGTGA
- the LOC121882940 gene encoding cytosolic 5'-nucleotidase 1A-like isoform X1 — MSEIKPNDSAATADTGEETDWAAAKAFFDNLKTNKPRPPKPRNAVTIAVSSRTLFNMVAERKIYEDEGMEKYVAYQVEHENEPLKPGAAYPFVKALMNVNSRLRELYPDSEELFDIVLMTNNHAQVGVRLINSINHYDLTIERFCMTGGKSPTGYLKAYLTNLYLSKDSEKVTEAIEEGIAAATMFMPETETELSETQLRVAFDGDAVLFSDESEIIVKKHGLDTFFEHEKEFENKPLAQGPLKCFLEALGKLQRKFYAKNERMNCPIRTFLVTARSAASSGARVLKTLRSWGLEIDEALFLAGAPKGPLLQKIKPHIFFDDQMFHIEGAKELGTISAHVPYGIGQKYHKGKLIEQPAKKE, encoded by the exons ATGAGCGAAATAAAGCCAAACGATTCTGCTGCCACTGCAGACACCGGGGAGGAAACAGACTGGGCCGCCGCCAAAGCTTTCTTTGACaacctcaaaacaaacaaaccgaGACCT CCCAAACCCAGGAATGCTGTCACCATCGCAGTTTCCTCTCGCACCCTCTTCAACATGGTGGCAGAGAGGAAGATCTATGAGGATGAGGGAATGGAGAAATACGTGGCTTATCAGGTGGAGCATGAAAATGAGCCTCTAAAGCCAGGAGCTGCTTATCCCTTCGTTAAG GCTCTGATGAACGTCAACTCTCGCCTGAGGGAGCTCTACCCAGACAGTGAGGAGTTGTTTGACATCGTCTTAATGACTAACAACCATGCCCAAGTTGGAGTGCGCCTCATAAACAGCATTAATCACTATG aTTTGACCATAGAGAGATTCTGCATGACGGGAGGGAAAAGTCCTACAGGCTACCTGAAGGCCTATTTGACAAATCTTTACCTGTCCAAGGACTCAGAGAAAGTCACAGAAGCCATAGAAGAAG GCATTGCTGCTGCCACAATGTTTATGCCCGAAACGGAGACTGAGCTGAGCGAAACTCAGCTGAGAGTGGCGTTTGATGGAGACGCCGTCCTCTTCTCAGACGAGTCAGAGATCATTGTGAAGAAACACGGCCTGGACACTTTCTTTGAGCACGAGAAGGAGTTTGAGAACAAACCTCTCGCTCAG GGTCCCTTAAAGTGTTTCCTGGAGGCTTTGGGGAAGCTCCAGAGAAAATTCTATGCCAAGAACGAGCGTATGAACTGTCCCATCCGAACCTTCCTGGTCACAGCCCGCAGCGCTGCCAGCTCAGGAGCCCGTGTCCTGAAGACCCTCCGCAGCTGGGGCCTGGAAATCGACGAGGCCCTCTTCCTGGCTGGAGCTCCTAAAGGACCCCTCCTGCAGAAAATCAAACCACACATCTTCTTCGACGACCAGATGTTCCACATTGAGGGGGCCAAGGAACTGGGAACCATATCTGCACACGTCCCCTATGGGATCGGACAGAAGTACCACAAGGGGAAACTCATCGAGCAGCCTGCAAAAAAGGAGTGA